One Methylosarcina fibrata AML-C10 DNA segment encodes these proteins:
- a CDS encoding Nudix family hydrolase, translating into MKVIQVAVGVVKNAQGRILISQRAPSLHQGGLWEFPGGKIEAGESEEQALCRELREELDITVRPPVMPLITIHHDYPDKSVRLHVFEVEHFQGKVRHGHGQPVRWVHPSDLSGYLFPAANRPIITAVCLPSRYAIWNEAEETELLPNLNKILGNGVWLIQARLKSFPRQRIKTCLAEASSLCREHGAMLMVNSGAVFAEEASCDLETGFDSLADGIHLTSRHLMTLAKRPGSYRWVAASCHNLQELQHAQKIGVDFAVLAPVLATATHPGAAPLGWRQFSEWVAQVNMPVYALGGMSEACLEIARRAGGQGIAGIRTFLA; encoded by the coding sequence ATGAAAGTTATCCAGGTGGCCGTGGGGGTCGTCAAAAATGCCCAGGGCCGGATTTTGATTTCCCAAAGAGCACCCTCGCTGCATCAGGGAGGCTTGTGGGAATTTCCCGGCGGCAAAATAGAAGCGGGGGAATCGGAGGAACAGGCGCTCTGCCGGGAACTGCGGGAGGAACTCGACATTACGGTACGGCCGCCTGTCATGCCGCTGATCACCATTCATCATGACTATCCCGACAAGTCGGTACGGCTGCACGTCTTTGAGGTGGAGCATTTCCAGGGAAAAGTCCGGCACGGCCACGGCCAGCCGGTCCGGTGGGTTCATCCATCCGACTTGTCCGGCTACCTTTTTCCGGCGGCGAATCGCCCGATCATTACCGCGGTTTGTTTACCGTCCCGGTATGCGATCTGGAATGAGGCCGAGGAAACCGAGCTGTTGCCCAATCTGAACAAGATACTGGGCAACGGCGTCTGGCTCATCCAGGCCCGCTTGAAATCGTTCCCCCGGCAGCGCATCAAGACTTGTCTGGCCGAAGCATCTTCCTTGTGCCGGGAGCATGGGGCCATGCTCATGGTCAACTCCGGCGCTGTCTTTGCCGAAGAGGCATCCTGTGACCTGGAAACCGGATTCGACTCTCTTGCCGACGGCATTCATTTAACCAGCCGGCATCTGATGACGCTGGCAAAGCGGCCCGGCTCGTACCGCTGGGTGGCGGCTTCCTGCCACAATCTTCAGGAATTGCAGCACGCGCAGAAAATCGGCGTCGATTTTGCCGTGCTGGCACCGGTCCTGGCAACTGCGACGCATCCCGGCGCCGCGCCTCTCGGCTGGAGGCAATTTTCCGAATGGGTGGCTCAAGTCAATATGCCGGTTTACGCGCTGGGAGGCATGTCCGAGGCTTGCCTGGAGATCGCGCGCCGAGCGGGCGGGCAGGGCATTGCCGGGATTAGGACATTTCTGGCTTGA
- a CDS encoding fatty acid desaturase codes for MPHQSLLHKTLPSIDSSLAQISRQELIQTVSRFAEPDNRKALFQIANTLLPYLGLWALMIVTVVQGFSYWFTLLLAAAAAGFLVRTFILFHDCCHSSFFSSRLANKIFGNITGILTFTSFEDWKRTHIIHHSAAGNLDRRGIGDIWTLTVEEYLSSSRLKRLIYRLFRNPLVLFVFIPPFLFLIMQRFTSLKAGKRERFNIVITNLAILSIVLLMSLTLGFWNYLIIQLPVIFMAASMGMWLFYVQHQYEDVYWARQPDWDLTKSGLEGSSYYKLPAVLQWIVGNIGLHHIHHVRANIPNYHLQRCYDEVPALQAVTPLTIRSSLKSLWLNLWDEQRQKLVSFRSIRWMQRHRAETAGI; via the coding sequence ATGCCTCATCAAAGTCTTCTTCATAAAACATTGCCCTCCATTGATTCGTCGCTTGCTCAAATCTCAAGACAAGAACTCATTCAGACCGTATCGAGATTTGCCGAGCCCGATAATCGCAAGGCTTTATTCCAGATCGCCAATACGCTTCTACCCTATCTCGGCTTATGGGCTTTGATGATTGTTACAGTGGTGCAAGGATTTTCCTACTGGTTTACGCTTTTATTGGCCGCAGCGGCCGCGGGCTTTCTGGTCCGGACCTTCATACTGTTCCACGATTGCTGCCACAGTTCTTTTTTTTCTTCCCGCCTGGCCAACAAGATATTCGGTAATATTACCGGAATTTTGACTTTTACCTCGTTTGAAGATTGGAAACGCACCCACATCATTCATCATTCCGCCGCCGGGAACTTGGATCGGCGAGGTATTGGCGACATATGGACGCTTACGGTCGAGGAATATCTTTCCTCGTCACGACTCAAGCGCCTGATTTACCGCCTTTTCCGGAACCCTTTGGTGTTGTTCGTTTTCATTCCACCTTTTCTGTTTTTGATCATGCAACGTTTCACCAGTCTTAAAGCCGGAAAAAGAGAACGTTTCAACATCGTCATCACCAATCTGGCGATTCTATCGATTGTCCTCCTGATGAGTTTGACTTTGGGATTCTGGAATTATCTGATCATTCAATTGCCGGTTATTTTTATGGCCGCCAGCATGGGCATGTGGCTTTTTTATGTTCAACACCAGTATGAGGATGTGTATTGGGCGAGGCAGCCGGATTGGGATCTGACCAAATCCGGCCTGGAAGGGAGTTCTTATTATAAATTGCCCGCGGTACTGCAATGGATTGTCGGCAATATCGGCCTTCATCATATCCATCATGTCCGGGCCAACATTCCCAACTATCATCTTCAGCGTTGTTATGATGAAGTACCCGCGTTGCAGGCGGTGACTCCGCTAACGATACGATCGAGCCTCAAATCGCTATGGCTGAATCTCTGGGACGAACAGCGGCAAAAACTGGTAAGCTTCCGGTCTATCCGATGGATGCAGCGCCATCGCGCTGAAACCGCCGGTATATGA
- the yacG gene encoding DNA gyrase inhibitor YacG codes for MPASGKPVIVKCPTCKRPIPWTPEQKYKPFCSERCKLIDLGEWVMEEKRIPGEPQDAEGQDDGNSSLH; via the coding sequence ATGCCCGCAAGCGGCAAGCCGGTTATTGTAAAATGTCCTACCTGTAAGCGTCCGATTCCGTGGACGCCCGAACAAAAATACAAGCCGTTCTGTTCCGAACGCTGCAAGCTCATCGATTTGGGGGAATGGGTGATGGAAGAAAAAAGAATTCCCGGCGAACCGCAGGATGCCGAAGGGCAGGACGACGGAAATTCTTCGCTGCATTAA
- the zapD gene encoding cell division protein ZapD codes for MANNITYEFPLNERIRVFIRLEQLFLQFSHFLEGDTVWDKRAAINVLLDIMTILNRNDIKSELLKEMERHSKVLHKIANNQAVDTEKVESLLDQLHQTSKRLYAASGKIGIHVMESELFQSIAQRSSIPGGTCSFDLPEFHYWLEQDESLRLRDLQRWSSPFGDMRTAIDIILNFIRNSNLATQEVAEAGFYQIALDKNLPYQLLKVSLDESLPYFAEISGGRHRCTIRFMAPSPDEKRPVQSAEDVPFALTCCLF; via the coding sequence GTGGCCAACAATATCACCTATGAATTTCCTCTCAATGAACGGATCCGGGTTTTCATAAGGCTCGAACAACTCTTCTTGCAATTCAGTCATTTTCTGGAAGGCGATACCGTGTGGGACAAGCGGGCGGCCATCAACGTCCTGCTCGACATCATGACCATTTTGAACCGCAACGACATCAAGTCCGAGCTTCTCAAAGAAATGGAACGCCACAGCAAAGTGCTGCATAAAATCGCCAACAACCAGGCTGTGGACACGGAAAAAGTCGAATCCCTGCTGGATCAATTGCACCAGACCAGTAAAAGACTGTATGCCGCCAGTGGTAAAATCGGCATTCACGTCATGGAAAGCGAATTGTTTCAGAGCATTGCGCAACGCAGTTCGATACCCGGCGGCACCTGCTCGTTCGATCTGCCCGAATTTCATTATTGGCTGGAACAGGACGAATCGTTGCGCCTTCGCGACCTCCAGCGCTGGAGCAGTCCGTTCGGCGACATGCGGACCGCCATCGACATCATTCTTAATTTCATAAGAAACAGCAATCTGGCCACCCAGGAAGTGGCGGAAGCCGGCTTTTATCAAATTGCGCTGGATAAAAACCTGCCGTATCAATTATTGAAAGTCAGCCTGGACGAATCGCTGCCTTATTTTGCCGAAATCAGCGGCGGCCGGCACCGGTGCACCATCCGTTTCATGGCGCCTTCTCCGGATGAGAAACGTCCCGTGCAAAGCGCCGAGGATGTCCCGTTTGCTTTAACTTGCTGTTTATTCTGA
- the coaE gene encoding dephospho-CoA kinase (Dephospho-CoA kinase (CoaE) performs the final step in coenzyme A biosynthesis.): MLKIGLTGGIGCGKTTVANLFEALSVPVVDADQIARELVAKGQPALNKIAREFGPDILTEEGSLNRQKLKNIIFADAGRKQKLESILHPLVYQAIENELARIDAPYCLIAIPLLFETRMTSLVDRVLVVDCPLEAQIERVQKRDHLPVEMIRSIIASQVSRAFRRARADDLIDNSETAIPLAEQVKKLHNLYLSLST; this comes from the coding sequence GTGTTAAAAATAGGCCTGACCGGTGGAATCGGCTGCGGTAAAACCACGGTAGCCAACTTATTCGAGGCCCTATCCGTTCCTGTCGTCGATGCCGATCAAATAGCCCGTGAACTGGTCGCCAAAGGACAGCCGGCGCTGAATAAAATAGCCCGCGAGTTCGGGCCGGACATTCTTACCGAAGAAGGGTCTTTAAATCGGCAAAAACTCAAGAACATCATCTTCGCCGACGCCGGCCGGAAACAAAAACTGGAATCGATTCTGCACCCTCTGGTCTATCAGGCGATAGAGAACGAGCTGGCGCGGATCGATGCGCCTTACTGCCTCATTGCCATACCGCTGCTTTTCGAAACCCGCATGACTTCTTTGGTGGACCGTGTTCTGGTGGTCGACTGCCCGCTCGAGGCCCAGATCGAACGCGTGCAGAAAAGGGATCATCTTCCGGTCGAAATGATCCGGTCCATCATTGCCAGCCAGGTTTCCAGGGCATTCAGAAGAGCGCGTGCGGACGATCTGATCGATAATTCGGAAACAGCCATTCCGCTTGCAGAACAGGTAAAAAAACTGCACAATTTATATCTTTCACTCAGTACTTAA
- a CDS encoding prepilin peptidase — translation MIEQPPFFPALVFVIGLLVGSFLNVVIFRLPIMMQRGWRKECLEFLRQSPDPESGVVKGGIEAPLAVDEPFNLVFPLSRCPHCRAPIKPYQNIPVLSYLFLKGRCAHCQAAISPRYPMVELFTAVTSAVVAWRFGYAAEALFALLLTWSLITLSFIDVDCQLLPDSITLPMLWLGLFLSLFGLFTDSHASIIGSVAGYGTLWIVYHLFKLATGKEGMGYGDFKLLALLGAWLGWQYLPLIILLSSLVGAILGVATVVLTKRDHSVPIPFGPYLAAAGWLALLWGADLNQFYLESFGF, via the coding sequence ATGATTGAACAACCTCCGTTTTTTCCGGCGCTCGTCTTCGTGATAGGCTTATTGGTCGGCAGCTTTCTGAACGTCGTCATTTTCAGACTGCCGATCATGATGCAGAGGGGATGGCGCAAGGAATGCCTGGAATTTCTTCGGCAAAGTCCCGACCCGGAAAGCGGCGTCGTAAAAGGCGGCATTGAAGCCCCCCTGGCTGTGGACGAACCTTTCAATCTGGTTTTTCCCTTGTCCCGGTGTCCCCATTGCCGTGCGCCGATCAAACCCTATCAAAACATTCCGGTATTGAGTTACCTGTTCTTGAAGGGCCGATGCGCGCATTGCCAAGCCGCCATCTCGCCGCGCTATCCGATGGTCGAGTTGTTCACCGCCGTGACTTCGGCCGTCGTGGCCTGGCGGTTCGGTTATGCCGCTGAAGCCCTGTTTGCGCTGTTGCTTACCTGGTCGTTGATCACGCTCAGTTTTATCGATGTCGACTGCCAGTTGCTGCCCGATTCTATTACTCTGCCGATGCTCTGGCTGGGATTGTTCTTGAGTTTGTTCGGACTGTTTACCGACAGTCATGCCAGCATCATCGGGTCGGTCGCCGGTTATGGCACGCTCTGGATCGTCTATCATCTGTTCAAACTGGCCACCGGCAAGGAAGGCATGGGCTACGGCGATTTCAAATTGCTGGCCTTGCTGGGCGCCTGGCTGGGTTGGCAATATCTTCCTTTGATCATTTTATTGTCCTCTCTCGTAGGGGCAATCCTGGGCGTTGCGACGGTCGTTCTGACAAAGCGCGATCATAGCGTTCCCATTCCCTTCGGTCCTTATCTGGCGGCGGCCGGATGGCTGGCATTGCTTTGGGGGGCCGATCTCAATCAGTTTTATCTTGAGAGCTTCGGTTTTTAA
- a CDS encoding type II secretion system F family protein, whose protein sequence is MAQPTEQIDFIWNGVDKSGNKISKRIISAHSETVAKAELKRQGFRVTAIKKKPKPLFKAKTKSITTGDIAVFARQLATMLAAGVPLVQSFDIIGKGHENPSMQELLLSIKADIEGGNTLASALRKKPLYFDELFCNLVEAGEQAGVLETLLDKIATYKEKTESIKKKIKKALTYPIAVIVVAFIVTAILLLFVVPVFEELFQSFGADLPGFTRMVINMSKWLQEWWWIVFGSLGGAVYAFIYFKKRSHQFNHFLDRTMLKIPVVGMILNKSAIARFARTLSTMSAAGVPLVEALESVSGACGNIIYADAVLKMREEVATGQRLQFAMTQSNLFPHMVQQMVAIGEESGSMDAMLAKVADFYEEEVDNLIDNLSSLMEPFIMVILGILVGGLIVAMYLPIFKMGSAVG, encoded by the coding sequence ATGGCGCAACCGACTGAACAAATCGATTTTATCTGGAACGGTGTCGATAAAAGCGGAAACAAGATATCGAAAAGAATCATTTCGGCGCATAGCGAAACGGTAGCCAAAGCGGAGTTGAAACGGCAAGGGTTTCGCGTCACCGCAATCAAAAAAAAGCCGAAACCTCTGTTCAAGGCGAAAACCAAGTCCATCACGACCGGCGATATTGCGGTCTTTGCGCGGCAATTGGCGACCATGTTGGCAGCAGGGGTTCCCCTGGTGCAGTCTTTCGACATTATCGGAAAAGGTCATGAAAATCCGAGCATGCAGGAATTGCTGCTGTCGATCAAGGCGGACATCGAAGGAGGCAACACGCTGGCCTCTGCTTTGAGAAAAAAACCGCTCTATTTCGACGAATTATTCTGCAATCTGGTGGAGGCCGGAGAGCAGGCCGGGGTGCTGGAAACGCTGCTGGACAAGATTGCCACCTATAAGGAAAAAACCGAATCCATTAAAAAGAAAATCAAAAAGGCGCTGACCTATCCGATTGCCGTCATCGTCGTCGCCTTTATCGTCACCGCCATTCTGTTGCTGTTCGTCGTGCCAGTGTTCGAGGAGCTGTTCCAAAGTTTCGGCGCCGATTTGCCGGGTTTTACCCGCATGGTCATCAATATGTCGAAATGGCTTCAGGAATGGTGGTGGATCGTTTTCGGCTCTCTCGGCGGAGCGGTTTACGCCTTTATTTATTTCAAGAAGCGATCGCATCAATTCAATCATTTCCTGGACCGGACGATGTTGAAAATACCGGTCGTGGGCATGATTCTGAACAAATCGGCGATCGCCCGCTTCGCCCGGACGCTTTCCACGATGTCGGCGGCGGGCGTGCCGCTGGTGGAGGCTCTGGAATCGGTGTCCGGAGCTTGCGGCAACATCATCTATGCCGATGCCGTGCTGAAAATGCGCGAAGAAGTCGCCACCGGGCAACGTTTGCAGTTCGCCATGACCCAATCCAATCTGTTTCCCCACATGGTTCAGCAAATGGTTGCGATCGGAGAGGAATCCGGTTCGATGGACGCGATGCTGGCCAAGGTAGCCGATTTTTATGAGGAAGAGGTCGACAACCTGATCGATAATTTAAGCAGTTTGATGGAACCTTTCATCATGGTTATTTTGGGAATTCTGGTCGGCGGCCTGATCGTCGCAATGTATTTGCCCATTTTCAAAATGGGCTCGGCGGTCGGTTGA
- the pilB gene encoding type IV-A pilus assembly ATPase PilB, with the protein MATAPTDFRFSGLLKCLIQEGLLSENDAQIHAQEAKKKKISLISYLVTNKIVNSKIVASKVSVEFGVPYLDLDAIDWHSLPVKRISEKLIRKHQALPLFTRGKSLFLGVSDPTNIQAMDDIQFQSRLSPEFILVEEDKLARAIEVALEAPEHSMVDLLDEDLDNLSVSGGEEDEVKEDINSDIEDAPIVRFVNKLLLDSIKKGVSDIHLEPYEKNFRIRFRSDGMLHEVASPPASISNRIISRIKVMAKMDIAERRVPQDGRIKMILSKHRAIDFRVNTCPTLFGEKVVLRILDPSSAQLGIEKLGFEPDQQKLFLEAIFKPYGLVLVTGPTGSGKTVSLYTGLNLLNSIERNISTAEDPVEITVEGINQVNVNVKAGLNFASALRAFLRQDPDIIMVGEIRDIETAEIAVKAAQTGHLVLSTLHTNDAPQTLNRLMQMGIPPYNIVSAINLIMAQRLARRLCEYCKTRVELPEKILLAAGFTSEELPTLQIFGPTGCERCTNGYKGRVGIYQVMTLSDDMRRLILEGGNALQLADQAKKEGINDLRTSGLNKIRMGITSLEEIDRVTKE; encoded by the coding sequence ATGGCTACAGCACCTACCGATTTTCGATTTAGCGGACTTTTAAAATGCTTGATTCAGGAAGGGCTTCTCTCTGAAAACGATGCTCAAATTCATGCTCAGGAGGCAAAGAAGAAAAAAATTTCTTTAATCAGCTATCTCGTCACCAATAAAATCGTCAATAGCAAGATTGTCGCCTCAAAAGTTTCGGTTGAATTTGGTGTACCCTATCTGGATCTGGACGCCATCGATTGGCATAGTCTTCCGGTCAAGCGCATCAGCGAAAAACTGATCCGAAAACATCAGGCGCTTCCCTTGTTTACCCGGGGGAAGTCCTTGTTTCTCGGAGTGTCCGATCCGACCAACATCCAGGCGATGGACGACATTCAGTTTCAAAGCCGGCTCAGTCCCGAATTCATTCTGGTAGAAGAAGACAAGCTGGCCAGAGCCATTGAAGTTGCATTGGAAGCGCCCGAACACTCGATGGTCGATCTGCTGGACGAAGATCTCGACAATCTCTCCGTCTCCGGCGGCGAGGAAGACGAGGTCAAGGAGGACATCAATTCCGATATCGAAGATGCGCCCATCGTCCGTTTCGTCAACAAATTGTTGCTGGATTCGATAAAAAAAGGGGTATCCGACATTCATCTGGAACCCTACGAGAAAAATTTCCGCATTCGCTTCCGGTCCGACGGCATGCTGCACGAAGTGGCCAGCCCCCCTGCCAGCATTTCCAACCGGATTATCTCCAGAATCAAGGTCATGGCAAAAATGGACATTGCCGAGCGCAGAGTGCCTCAGGACGGGCGGATCAAGATGATTTTGTCCAAACATCGAGCCATCGATTTCCGAGTCAATACCTGTCCGACCCTGTTCGGAGAAAAAGTCGTGCTGCGTATTCTGGATCCCAGCAGCGCTCAACTGGGCATCGAGAAATTGGGTTTCGAACCCGATCAGCAGAAATTATTTCTGGAGGCCATCTTCAAGCCGTACGGTCTGGTTTTGGTAACAGGGCCTACCGGGAGCGGCAAGACCGTATCGTTGTATACCGGGTTGAATCTGCTCAACTCGATCGAACGCAATATTTCAACCGCCGAAGATCCGGTCGAAATTACCGTGGAAGGCATCAATCAGGTCAACGTGAACGTCAAGGCGGGATTGAACTTTGCCAGCGCCTTGAGAGCGTTTTTGCGCCAGGATCCCGACATCATCATGGTCGGCGAAATCCGCGATATCGAAACCGCCGAAATTGCCGTAAAAGCCGCGCAAACCGGCCATTTGGTGCTGTCGACCCTGCATACCAACGACGCCCCGCAAACCTTGAACCGGCTGATGCAGATGGGCATCCCCCCCTACAACATCGTATCCGCGATCAATCTGATCATGGCCCAGCGGCTGGCCAGGCGGTTATGCGAATACTGCAAGACCCGCGTCGAGCTGCCTGAAAAGATCCTTCTGGCGGCGGGCTTCACAAGCGAAGAGTTGCCCACGCTCCAAATATTCGGTCCGACGGGCTGCGAGCGATGCACTAACGGTTATAAAGGGCGCGTCGGCATTTATCAAGTGATGACGCTCAGCGACGACATGCGCAGACTCATTTTGGAAGGGGGCAATGCGCTGCAACTGGCGGATCAGGCTAAAAAGGAAGGCATCAACGACTTACGGACGTCGGGATTGAACAAAATACGGATGGGCATCACCAGCCTTGAAGAAATTGACCGGGTAACGAAGGAATAA